One genomic segment of Arthrobacter sp. Marseille-P9274 includes these proteins:
- a CDS encoding DsbA family protein: MASQNTPRPTKAERTAEAREKARQMREAEQRKQKRNSLLVRWGVVAAVVAIVAIIAVVVATNQRGDFPDAGSTPAHGNKYGGITLTSSTELAATDAATVDSTTVDPEAKPPAVPSGVAAAPKGDPAQIVVYVDAACSHCAEFEAAYADQLKTWLDNGDATVEYRAVAFLDQPATGNYSSRGANAMACVANTSPKSFLPFVEAIFERQVPTGMDSDELASLASEVGAGGAESCIQDGTYRPYAKHADALARAEGVGGTPAVYVDGKVWDNTGDFVEFAQPILDARA; the protein is encoded by the coding sequence ATGGCAAGCCAGAACACACCGAGGCCCACCAAGGCCGAGCGCACCGCGGAGGCACGCGAAAAAGCCCGCCAGATGCGTGAGGCCGAGCAGCGGAAGCAGAAGCGCAATTCGCTGCTGGTGCGCTGGGGTGTTGTGGCCGCAGTCGTGGCGATCGTGGCGATCATCGCCGTCGTTGTCGCCACCAACCAGCGCGGCGACTTCCCCGACGCAGGCTCCACGCCCGCACACGGCAACAAGTACGGCGGGATCACGCTGACGTCCAGCACCGAACTGGCCGCCACCGATGCCGCCACGGTGGACTCGACCACGGTGGATCCGGAGGCCAAACCCCCGGCCGTGCCCAGCGGCGTCGCCGCAGCGCCCAAGGGCGATCCCGCGCAGATCGTGGTCTATGTAGACGCGGCCTGCAGCCACTGCGCCGAGTTCGAAGCCGCCTATGCGGACCAGCTCAAGACGTGGCTCGACAACGGAGATGCCACGGTTGAGTACCGTGCCGTAGCCTTCCTGGACCAGCCGGCCACCGGAAACTACTCCTCCCGCGGGGCCAACGCGATGGCCTGCGTCGCCAACACCTCGCCCAAGAGCTTCCTGCCCTTCGTGGAAGCCATCTTCGAGCGCCAGGTTCCGACCGGCATGGACAGCGACGAACTGGCCAGCCTTGCCTCCGAGGTCGGGGCGGGCGGCGCCGAGAGCTGCATCCAGGACGGCACCTACCGCCCGTATGCCAAGCACGCCGACGCGCTCGCCCGCGCCGAGGGTGTCGGCGGCACGCCGGCCGTCTATGTCGACGGCAAGGTGTGGGACAACACCGGCGACTTCGTCGAGTTCGCCCAGCCGATCCTGGATGCCCGCGCGTAA
- a CDS encoding trehalose-6-phosphate synthase: protein MVTKPTSLDAEPEGSDYGQYDFIVVSNRLPVDRVQEDDGGTSWRRSPGGLVTALAPVMAKTDGAWIGWPGSANEVLDPFDHDDMRLVPIPMSDDDVELYYEGFSNATLWPLYHDVIAPPEFHRTWWECYKRVNQRFADATAKVAADGATVWVQDYQLQLVPKLLREQRPDLKIGFFNHIPFPPLEIFAQLPWRRQVIEGLLGADLLGFQRPSDSSNFLRCVRRFTGHPIKSQHVNIKSESGTRICRAGAFPISIDVAQINELAHRPDVIERARQIREELGNPKTVLLGVDRLDYTKGIGHRIKAYGELLEDGQVTVEDAALIQVASPSRERVESYRLLREEIEASVGRINGTYDTLSNTAIRYLHHSYPKEEMVALYLAADVMLVTALRDGMNLVAKEYVASRTGVNGALVLSEFAGAADHLKQALLVNPHDIDGLKDAVMRAINISPGEATRRMRTMRRQVLQNDVEHWSQSFLRALQAGPGAEPEGEEQ from the coding sequence ATGGTTACTAAGCCAACATCATTGGACGCGGAACCGGAGGGCTCTGACTACGGGCAATACGACTTCATCGTAGTCTCCAACCGACTGCCGGTGGACCGCGTGCAGGAGGACGACGGCGGCACCTCCTGGCGCCGTTCGCCCGGCGGCCTCGTAACCGCACTCGCCCCGGTGATGGCCAAGACCGATGGAGCCTGGATCGGCTGGCCCGGGTCCGCCAATGAGGTACTTGACCCGTTCGACCACGACGACATGCGCCTGGTACCCATTCCCATGAGCGACGACGACGTCGAACTCTACTATGAGGGGTTTTCCAACGCGACGCTGTGGCCGCTCTACCATGACGTCATCGCCCCGCCGGAGTTCCACCGGACCTGGTGGGAGTGCTACAAGAGGGTCAACCAGCGGTTCGCGGATGCCACCGCAAAGGTCGCGGCCGACGGCGCCACCGTCTGGGTGCAGGACTACCAGCTGCAGCTGGTTCCCAAACTGCTGCGCGAACAGCGCCCGGACCTGAAAATCGGCTTCTTCAACCACATCCCGTTCCCGCCGCTGGAGATATTCGCGCAGCTGCCGTGGCGCCGCCAAGTGATCGAGGGCCTGCTCGGAGCTGATCTCCTGGGTTTCCAGCGGCCCAGCGACTCAAGCAACTTCCTGCGCTGCGTCCGCCGCTTTACTGGCCATCCCATCAAATCCCAGCACGTAAATATCAAGTCGGAATCCGGCACCCGCATCTGCCGGGCCGGCGCCTTCCCGATCTCCATCGACGTGGCCCAGATCAACGAGCTGGCCCACCGTCCCGACGTCATCGAACGCGCTCGGCAGATCCGCGAAGAGCTCGGCAATCCCAAGACCGTACTGCTCGGCGTAGACCGGCTGGACTACACCAAAGGCATCGGGCACAGGATCAAGGCCTACGGCGAGCTCCTTGAGGACGGCCAGGTCACGGTCGAGGACGCGGCTCTGATCCAGGTCGCCAGTCCCAGCCGCGAGCGGGTGGAGTCCTACCGCCTGCTGCGCGAGGAAATCGAAGCCTCCGTCGGCCGGATCAACGGGACGTACGACACGCTCAGCAATACGGCCATCCGGTACCTGCACCATAGCTACCCGAAGGAAGAAATGGTGGCCCTGTACCTCGCCGCCGATGTCATGCTCGTGACCGCCCTGCGCGACGGCATGAACCTGGTGGCAAAGGAGTACGTGGCCTCCCGCACGGGGGTCAACGGCGCACTGGTATTGAGCGAATTTGCCGGGGCGGCCGACCACCTGAAACAGGCTCTCCTGGTGAACCCGCACGATATCGACGGACTCAAGGATGCCGTGATGCGGGCAATCAACATCTCCCCCGGCGAAGCGACCCGGCGGATGCGGACCATGCGCCGGCAGGTGCTGCAGAACGACGTCGAACATTGGTCGCAAAGCTTCCTGCGAGCCTTGCAGGCCGGACCCGGGGCAGAGCCCGAGGGAGAAGAACAGTGA
- the otsB gene encoding trehalose-phosphatase, which yields MNDGLAPELLEALRSVSRTQRLLVALDFDGTLAPIVERAEHARPLPGSAAAVQELAALPRTYTAFISGRALDSLRVVASPGEETLLIGSHGAEVFTGPDSPALTLDDAQALALREATAVVESVVATHPGTRLEAKPAGVVLHTRTADDDVALAATESARKQLTAIAGVHLKDGKRVLETSVISSDKGQGIELLRGVTGATAVVFAGDDVTDEDAIGALGPQDLGIRIGPGTSRAAHRVGSPEDFTRVLEALSELRRTAVESGVQY from the coding sequence GTGAACGACGGACTCGCCCCGGAGCTGCTGGAAGCGCTGCGGTCGGTCAGCCGAACCCAGCGGCTGCTGGTCGCACTGGACTTCGATGGCACCCTCGCCCCGATCGTCGAACGCGCCGAGCATGCCCGCCCCCTGCCGGGATCCGCCGCCGCAGTGCAGGAACTCGCCGCCCTACCCCGGACCTACACCGCCTTCATTTCCGGGCGCGCTCTGGACAGCCTCCGGGTCGTCGCCTCGCCCGGCGAGGAAACGCTGCTGATCGGCTCCCACGGCGCCGAAGTCTTCACCGGACCGGACAGTCCCGCCCTGACCCTCGATGACGCCCAGGCGCTGGCGCTGCGGGAGGCGACCGCCGTCGTCGAAAGCGTTGTTGCGACCCACCCCGGCACCCGGCTGGAAGCCAAGCCTGCCGGCGTCGTGCTCCACACCCGTACGGCGGACGACGACGTGGCCCTTGCCGCCACCGAGAGCGCGCGGAAACAATTGACCGCCATCGCCGGAGTGCATCTGAAGGACGGCAAGCGGGTGCTGGAAACTTCCGTGATCAGCTCGGACAAGGGACAGGGCATCGAATTGCTGCGCGGGGTCACCGGCGCCACGGCGGTAGTCTTTGCCGGCGACGATGTCACGGACGAGGACGCCATCGGGGCCCTGGGCCCTCAGGACCTCGGCATCCGTATCGGACCGGGCACCTCCCGGGCCGCCCACCGGGTGGGTTCCCCAGAGGATTTCACCCGTGTACTGGAGGCCCTGTCCGAGCTGCGCCGTACCGCCGTTGAATCCGGCGTGCAATACTGA
- a CDS encoding ABC transporter ATP-binding protein, translating to MATVTFDRATRLYPGTEKPAVDALNLEIADGEFLVLVGPSGCGKSTSLRMLAGLEDVNGGRILIGDREVTDVPPKDRDIAMVFQNYALYPHMSVADNMGFALKIAGIDKDERRRRVEEAARLLDLEPYLDRKPKALSGGQRQRVAMGRAIVRSPQVFLMDEPLSNLDAKLRVQTRTQIASLTRRLGVTTVYVTHDQVEAMTMGDRVAVLKDGILQQVDTPRNLYDQPANVFVAGFIGSPAMNLLQLPVTEGGVQFGGAVYPVPRNVLGEAHGKTVSLGVRPEDLERAEDGQGLEVAVDVVEELGADAYVYGHTTIDGVRHDITGRTDGRRPPTAGTTVFVRPKPGHVHLFDSQTGLRLGGHDPATPQASLADLERTVETSGQA from the coding sequence ATGGCAACGGTAACGTTCGATCGTGCTACCCGGTTGTACCCGGGAACGGAAAAACCGGCGGTGGACGCGCTGAACCTGGAGATCGCCGACGGCGAGTTCCTGGTCCTGGTGGGCCCGTCCGGCTGCGGAAAATCCACCTCGCTGCGCATGCTTGCGGGCCTCGAAGACGTCAACGGAGGCCGGATCCTGATCGGCGACCGCGAGGTCACCGATGTACCGCCGAAGGACCGGGACATCGCCATGGTGTTCCAGAACTACGCGCTCTACCCGCACATGTCCGTCGCGGACAACATGGGCTTCGCGCTCAAGATCGCCGGCATCGACAAGGACGAGCGCCGCCGCCGGGTCGAGGAAGCGGCCAGACTGCTGGACCTTGAGCCGTACCTGGACCGCAAGCCCAAGGCGCTCTCCGGCGGCCAGCGCCAGCGCGTCGCCATGGGTCGCGCGATCGTGCGGTCCCCGCAGGTGTTCCTGATGGACGAGCCGCTGTCCAACCTTGACGCGAAGCTTCGTGTCCAGACCCGCACGCAGATCGCCTCGCTGACCCGCCGCCTCGGCGTCACCACGGTCTACGTCACCCACGACCAGGTCGAGGCCATGACCATGGGTGACCGGGTGGCCGTCCTCAAGGACGGGATCCTGCAGCAGGTCGACACCCCGCGCAACCTCTACGACCAGCCGGCAAACGTGTTTGTGGCCGGGTTCATCGGCTCGCCGGCCATGAACCTGCTGCAACTGCCCGTGACCGAGGGCGGCGTGCAGTTCGGCGGGGCCGTCTACCCGGTACCGCGGAACGTGCTCGGCGAAGCCCACGGCAAGACCGTTTCCCTGGGCGTGCGCCCCGAGGACCTGGAACGCGCCGAGGACGGCCAGGGGCTCGAGGTCGCCGTCGACGTGGTCGAGGAACTCGGCGCCGACGCCTACGTCTACGGACACACCACGATCGACGGGGTGCGGCACGACATCACCGGACGAACCGACGGCAGGCGGCCTCCGACCGCCGGCACCACGGTGTTCGTCCGGCCCAAGCCGGGCCATGTCCACCTGTTCGACTCGCAGACCGGTCTGCGGCTCGGCGGCCACGATCCGGCCACGCCTCAGGCGTCGCTGGCGGATCTGGAGCGGACCGTGGAGACGAGCGGCCAGGCCTGA
- a CDS encoding DUF4032 domain-containing protein, translated as MDANWQNEPTDFRQMGKLPRRSGPSEAARLGPLSITSATTDEELLDLPWHVALEEWPVHNLAALPRGISRHVVRFAHLGGSVIAVKETSEHVARHEYHMLRKLQRLAVPCVEPLAIVAGRRNSAGEDLKPALVTRHLRFSMPYRAVFSQTLRRATLTRLIDAQALLLVRLHLLGFYWGDVSLSNTLFRRDAGAFAAYLVDAETGELYPELSKGQREYDLEVGRVNIAGELMDLIEGGLVEEAVDPIAVSERIIESYRNLWAALTERESFEFGQRWRINARIRRLNELGFDVEEYSILTAPGRSEVQLQPKVVDAGHHQRRLLRLTGLDVQENQARRLLNDIDAYRTDTSTAQDEELAAHEWVTHVFEPIVKSIPRELSGKLEPAEVVHQVLEHRWYISEAQHRNVPLAEALQAYLDDVLRHRRDEAAIILDPGAAGPGLADYDDAE; from the coding sequence ATGGACGCCAACTGGCAGAACGAACCCACGGACTTCCGCCAGATGGGCAAGCTGCCGCGGCGCAGCGGGCCTTCAGAAGCGGCGCGGCTGGGTCCCCTGAGCATCACGTCCGCCACGACGGACGAGGAGCTCCTTGACCTGCCGTGGCATGTGGCGCTGGAAGAGTGGCCGGTGCACAACCTGGCTGCTCTTCCGCGCGGCATTTCGCGGCATGTGGTCCGGTTCGCGCACCTGGGCGGCTCCGTCATTGCAGTGAAGGAAACCAGCGAGCATGTGGCGCGCCATGAGTACCACATGCTGCGCAAGCTGCAGAGGCTGGCCGTGCCCTGCGTGGAACCGCTGGCGATCGTCGCCGGGCGGCGCAATTCCGCCGGCGAGGACCTCAAGCCGGCGCTGGTCACTCGCCACCTTCGCTTTTCCATGCCGTACCGGGCCGTGTTCTCCCAGACCCTTCGCCGCGCCACCCTGACGCGGCTGATCGATGCCCAGGCCCTGCTGCTGGTGCGGCTGCATCTGCTCGGTTTCTACTGGGGCGACGTCTCCCTGTCCAACACGCTCTTCCGCCGGGACGCCGGCGCCTTCGCCGCCTACCTGGTGGACGCGGAAACCGGCGAGCTCTATCCCGAGCTCTCCAAAGGGCAGCGCGAATATGACCTGGAGGTCGGCCGGGTCAACATTGCCGGCGAGCTGATGGACCTCATCGAGGGCGGCCTGGTCGAGGAGGCCGTGGACCCGATTGCCGTCAGCGAACGCATCATCGAAAGCTACCGGAATCTCTGGGCCGCGCTGACCGAGCGGGAGTCCTTCGAGTTCGGCCAGCGTTGGCGGATCAACGCCCGCATCCGCAGGCTCAACGAGCTCGGATTCGATGTGGAGGAGTACTCCATCCTGACCGCCCCGGGCCGGTCCGAGGTGCAGCTCCAGCCGAAAGTCGTCGACGCCGGACACCACCAGCGGCGGCTGCTGCGGCTGACGGGCCTTGACGTGCAGGAGAACCAGGCGCGCAGGCTGCTCAACGACATCGATGCCTACCGGACGGACACCAGCACTGCGCAGGATGAGGAGCTGGCGGCCCACGAGTGGGTCACCCACGTCTTCGAGCCCATCGTGAAGTCCATCCCGCGCGAACTTTCAGGAAAACTCGAACCGGCCGAAGTGGTCCACCAGGTACTCGAGCACCGCTGGTACATCTCCGAGGCGCAGCACCGCAACGTGCCGCTCGCTGAAGCGCTGCAGGCCTACCTGGACGACGTGCTGCGGCACCGGCGGGATGAAGCCGCCATCATCCTCGACCCCGGGGCGGCCGGTCCCGGCCTGGCCGACTACGACGACGCCGAATAG
- a CDS encoding bifunctional 2-polyprenyl-6-hydroxyphenol methylase/3-demethylubiquinol 3-O-methyltransferase UbiG — translation MRKETLWEAQKRKNPGHSAWYIQRFEAMRSEGMDLHGEARMIDAMAGRGSRILDAGCGPGRLGGELAGRGHDVVGVDVDPELIAAAGKDHPEVRWLVGDLAELDLQAQGIAEPFDLIISAGNVLTFLAPGTAPEVLVRLARHLAPAGRLVTGFGAGRGYEFEVFLKDAAGAGLAVDHLFSTWDLRPFSPSSDFLVAVFSRAS, via the coding sequence GTGCGGAAAGAGACTCTGTGGGAAGCCCAGAAGCGTAAGAACCCGGGCCATTCAGCATGGTACATCCAGCGGTTCGAGGCGATGCGTTCGGAAGGCATGGACCTCCATGGCGAGGCGCGCATGATTGATGCGATGGCCGGCCGGGGAAGCCGGATACTCGACGCCGGGTGCGGTCCGGGACGGCTGGGCGGCGAGCTCGCCGGTCGCGGGCACGACGTGGTCGGGGTCGACGTCGATCCGGAGCTGATCGCGGCGGCCGGCAAGGACCATCCCGAGGTGCGGTGGCTGGTGGGAGACCTGGCCGAGCTGGATCTGCAGGCCCAGGGCATCGCGGAGCCATTCGACCTGATCATCAGCGCCGGGAACGTGCTGACGTTCCTGGCCCCCGGCACGGCGCCCGAGGTCCTGGTGCGGCTGGCACGTCACCTGGCGCCCGCCGGGCGGCTGGTGACTGGTTTCGGCGCGGGCCGGGGCTATGAATTCGAGGTCTTTTTGAAGGACGCCGCGGGTGCCGGGCTCGCCGTGGACCACCTGTTTTCCACGTGGGACCTGCGGCCGTTTTCACCGTCGTCGGACTTCCTCGTGGCGGTCTTCAGCCGGGCAAGCTAG
- a CDS encoding FAD-binding oxidoreductase, protein MSELMIESLRAALPAERFSTSEDVLASYAVDQGPVLDRWLPAAVVWAESIEDVQAVMRLADRHGVPVVCRGAGTGLSGGAHATSGSVVLSLERMNRILEIHPEDEVARVEPGVINADLNAAAAKHGLMYAPDPASYKLSTIGGNIATNAGGLRCAKYGVTRESVLGLDVVLADGSLISTGRRTFKGVAGYDLTGLFVGSEGTLGVVVGATLRLRYLPTDVQTIAAFFPEVTTAAAGVLAVGKARVQPSIMELLDGHTLAQLDQDQGSDLRRRGGALLLIQTDGYGAGAEAAIIRSVLAELGATVTAEISEEAVQLVELRRHSRGSEIDDVFRVGEDVAVPRSQLVHYIAELERIAAERGVGLKVVAHAGDGNLHPMFWVPAGQSEKIPVLDAALDESIEVGLRLGGTITGEHGVGQYKLRWLPLEQREEVLELQRGIKKLFDPKDLLNPGKALPGRVEPQVS, encoded by the coding sequence ATGAGCGAGTTGATGATTGAGTCGCTGCGGGCGGCGTTGCCGGCGGAACGCTTCAGCACGAGCGAGGATGTACTTGCGTCCTACGCGGTGGACCAGGGGCCTGTGCTGGATCGCTGGCTGCCCGCGGCCGTGGTCTGGGCCGAAAGTATCGAGGATGTCCAGGCTGTGATGCGGCTGGCGGATCGGCATGGTGTTCCGGTAGTGTGCCGCGGTGCGGGAACCGGCCTTTCCGGCGGGGCGCACGCGACTTCTGGCTCCGTGGTCCTGAGTCTCGAGCGGATGAACCGGATTCTGGAGATCCACCCGGAGGACGAGGTAGCGCGGGTCGAGCCGGGGGTGATCAACGCAGACTTGAATGCGGCGGCAGCCAAGCACGGCCTGATGTATGCCCCGGACCCGGCCAGCTACAAGCTGTCCACGATCGGCGGCAACATCGCTACGAATGCTGGCGGCTTGCGATGCGCCAAGTACGGGGTGACCAGAGAATCCGTGCTTGGACTGGACGTTGTCCTTGCCGATGGCTCGCTGATCAGCACGGGGCGACGGACCTTCAAAGGGGTCGCGGGATACGATCTGACCGGGCTGTTTGTGGGTTCGGAGGGGACACTGGGCGTGGTGGTCGGGGCAACCCTCCGCCTCCGCTATCTGCCAACGGATGTGCAGACGATCGCGGCGTTCTTCCCCGAAGTGACCACGGCCGCCGCGGGAGTGCTGGCGGTCGGGAAGGCGCGGGTGCAGCCGTCGATCATGGAACTGCTCGACGGCCACACCTTAGCCCAGCTGGACCAGGACCAGGGATCGGACCTGCGCCGGCGCGGCGGGGCTCTGCTGCTGATCCAGACAGATGGATACGGCGCCGGGGCCGAAGCAGCGATCATCCGCAGCGTGCTCGCGGAGCTGGGGGCCACGGTGACGGCCGAGATCAGCGAGGAGGCAGTGCAGCTGGTGGAACTGCGGCGGCACAGCCGCGGCTCGGAGATCGACGACGTATTCCGCGTCGGCGAGGACGTGGCGGTACCCCGATCGCAGCTGGTGCACTATATCGCCGAGCTGGAACGGATCGCAGCCGAGCGGGGCGTCGGGCTGAAAGTGGTGGCGCACGCCGGCGACGGCAACCTGCATCCTATGTTCTGGGTGCCGGCGGGGCAGTCGGAGAAGATCCCGGTCCTGGACGCAGCGCTGGACGAATCGATCGAAGTCGGATTGCGGCTCGGCGGGACGATCACCGGGGAGCATGGCGTGGGGCAGTACAAGCTGCGGTGGCTGCCGCTGGAGCAGCGCGAGGAGGTGCTCGAATTGCAGCGCGGAATCAAAAAACTATTCGATCCGAAGGACTTGCTGAACCCGGGCAAGGCGTTGCCGGGGCGGGTGGAACCCCAGGTTTCCTGA